In Brassica rapa cultivar Chiifu-401-42 chromosome A06, CAAS_Brap_v3.01, whole genome shotgun sequence, a single window of DNA contains:
- the LOC103871812 gene encoding tropomyosin-1, isoforms 33/34 isoform X1, with amino-acid sequence MELLKLSKFKLQLQSMIGEVRDLRERERSVTDHSNLINQKQKQTEEECSRKVHELESELASSRETQEALERKVSYLQNDYSLLENKQSELKNTIQNLLQSRESFLNAYQESFSEMRCSVEARDRKIAILHQKITSHLALFDSIEKEASAIKNVIQEVQGLVDQKEDVVAGLRERMDHVSTYEKVFVEKISTLEEKIEYQEAELQSKDNRISELCAQLEEAKMKNEYQLQIEEFQKTLKVKDLVVENLVSEKEALYSEVRSLEMILLRIQESVTLMTEEDRRVFTSILTLEQGAHERNNYSRYNDTVDKTEELACEAPIVGSQENSVNVISSASPRCPHQNTGCSLVQDADHRLNSAQSLQHNTVSGHRQSTNNNDHFDTKDKCKELTNQPDSECSTNRV; translated from the exons ATGGAGCTGCTCAAGCTGTCAAAATTCAAATTGCAGCTTCAATCGATGATCGGAGAAGTGAGAGATCTGCGT GAAAGGGAGCGATCAGTCACAGATCACTCGAATCTCATCAATCAG AAACAGAAGCAAACGGAGGAGGAATGCAGCAGGAAAGTGCACGAGCTAGAATCTGAGTTAGCTTCTTCTAGAGAAACTCAAGAGGCGCTCGAGAGGAAG GTGAGTTATCTCCAGAACGACTATAGTTTGCTGGAAAACAAGCAGAGCGAATTGAAGAATACTATTCAAAACCTGCTTCAATCGCGAGAAAGTTTCTTAAATGCTTACCAG GAGTCGTTTAGTGAAATGAGATGTTCAGTTGAGGCCAGGGATAGGAAGATTGCTATCCTTCACCAGAAGATAACATCTCACTTAGCATTGTTTGATTCAATTGAGAAAGAGGCGTCTGCAATCAAGAACGTTATTCAGGAAGTTCAGGGCCTTGTGGATCAAAAGGAAGATGTAG TGGCTGGATTGAGAGAGAGAATGGACCATGTCTCTACGTATGAGAAAGTATTCGTCG AGAAAATCAGCACCTTAGAAGAGAAAATTGAGTACCAGGAAGCAGAATTGCAGAGCAAGGATAATAGAATATCAGAGCTTTGCGCTCAGCTGGAAGAAGCGAAGATGAAAAACGAATATCAACTTCAAATCGAAGAG TTTCAGAAAACTTTGAAGGTCAAAGATTTAGTTGTGGAAAACTTGGTTTCTGAGAAGGAG GCACTGTATTCTGAAGTGAGGAGTCTAGAGATGATCTTACTGCGAATTCAGGAATCTGTCACCCTTATGACCGAAGAG GACAGAAGGGTGTTCACATCAATACTGACACTCGAACAAGGTGCCCATGAAAGAAACAACTATTCTAG GTACAATGACACAGTTGACAAAACGGAGGAACTTGCATGTGAAGCTCCTATTGTGGGTTCCCAAGAAAATTCAG TAAACGTTATTTCATCAGCGTCTCCTCGGTGTCCTCACCAAAACACAGGCTGCAGTTTGGTACAGGACGCTGATCATAGGCTGAACTCGGCGCAGTCTCTGCAGCATAACACTGTCAGTGGCCATAGGCAGAGTACTAATAACAATGACCACTTTGACACCAAg GACAAGTGCAAAGAGTTAACGAACCAGCCTGATTCAGAGTGCTCAACTAATCGTGTATAA
- the LOC103871812 gene encoding RUN and FYVE domain-containing protein 2 isoform X2, whose translation MELLKLSKFKLQLQSMIGEVRDLRERERSVTDHSNLINQKQTEEECSRKVHELESELASSRETQEALERKVSYLQNDYSLLENKQSELKNTIQNLLQSRESFLNAYQESFSEMRCSVEARDRKIAILHQKITSHLALFDSIEKEASAIKNVIQEVQGLVDQKEDVVAGLRERMDHVSTYEKVFVEKISTLEEKIEYQEAELQSKDNRISELCAQLEEAKMKNEYQLQIEEFQKTLKVKDLVVENLVSEKEALYSEVRSLEMILLRIQESVTLMTEEDRRVFTSILTLEQGAHERNNYSRYNDTVDKTEELACEAPIVGSQENSVNVISSASPRCPHQNTGCSLVQDADHRLNSAQSLQHNTVSGHRQSTNNNDHFDTKDKCKELTNQPDSECSTNRV comes from the exons ATGGAGCTGCTCAAGCTGTCAAAATTCAAATTGCAGCTTCAATCGATGATCGGAGAAGTGAGAGATCTGCGT GAAAGGGAGCGATCAGTCACAGATCACTCGAATCTCATCAATCAG AAGCAAACGGAGGAGGAATGCAGCAGGAAAGTGCACGAGCTAGAATCTGAGTTAGCTTCTTCTAGAGAAACTCAAGAGGCGCTCGAGAGGAAG GTGAGTTATCTCCAGAACGACTATAGTTTGCTGGAAAACAAGCAGAGCGAATTGAAGAATACTATTCAAAACCTGCTTCAATCGCGAGAAAGTTTCTTAAATGCTTACCAG GAGTCGTTTAGTGAAATGAGATGTTCAGTTGAGGCCAGGGATAGGAAGATTGCTATCCTTCACCAGAAGATAACATCTCACTTAGCATTGTTTGATTCAATTGAGAAAGAGGCGTCTGCAATCAAGAACGTTATTCAGGAAGTTCAGGGCCTTGTGGATCAAAAGGAAGATGTAG TGGCTGGATTGAGAGAGAGAATGGACCATGTCTCTACGTATGAGAAAGTATTCGTCG AGAAAATCAGCACCTTAGAAGAGAAAATTGAGTACCAGGAAGCAGAATTGCAGAGCAAGGATAATAGAATATCAGAGCTTTGCGCTCAGCTGGAAGAAGCGAAGATGAAAAACGAATATCAACTTCAAATCGAAGAG TTTCAGAAAACTTTGAAGGTCAAAGATTTAGTTGTGGAAAACTTGGTTTCTGAGAAGGAG GCACTGTATTCTGAAGTGAGGAGTCTAGAGATGATCTTACTGCGAATTCAGGAATCTGTCACCCTTATGACCGAAGAG GACAGAAGGGTGTTCACATCAATACTGACACTCGAACAAGGTGCCCATGAAAGAAACAACTATTCTAG GTACAATGACACAGTTGACAAAACGGAGGAACTTGCATGTGAAGCTCCTATTGTGGGTTCCCAAGAAAATTCAG TAAACGTTATTTCATCAGCGTCTCCTCGGTGTCCTCACCAAAACACAGGCTGCAGTTTGGTACAGGACGCTGATCATAGGCTGAACTCGGCGCAGTCTCTGCAGCATAACACTGTCAGTGGCCATAGGCAGAGTACTAATAACAATGACCACTTTGACACCAAg GACAAGTGCAAAGAGTTAACGAACCAGCCTGATTCAGAGTGCTCAACTAATCGTGTATAA